The Corynebacterium atypicum genome contains the following window.
CGCCTGGTCAGCGCTCGCCCGGAGGTGCCCGGATACGCCCGCGACAAGTTTGGTTCCGGTTGGCGCGCAAGGCCGCGCGGCTGCACGACTCGCCAGGCGGTCATCGCCGGCCAGCTTGCCCACGTCACAGCCACGCCCCGGTGCCGCCTGCTGACCGGGATAGGCCGCGACCCCTACTCTGGAAACTGGATGTCCGTACCGGATGGGGGCATCGAAATCGATCACGTCTTTGCGCTTTCCGCGGCCTGGGACATGGGGGCCGCCGACTGGGAGCCGCGCCAGCGCATCCGCTTTGCTAACGACGCCGCCAACCTCGTTGCAGTGTCCCGGGAGGAAAACCAGGACAAACTCGACCAGCTGCCCGCCCAATGGCTGCCTAGCTCCTCGCCCGCGCGGTGCTGGTATTCGCGCCGCGTGGCGGGCGTCGCCGCAGACTGGCAGCTCGCGCTCACTCACGCCGACGCCCGCGCGATGCGCCGGGCTTGCCGCACTCACGCCGTGACCGGAGCAGTGACGGCGCCCGTTAGGATAGTGCTGAGCTCACAATATGCCGTGGGCCGCACGTTATCCCGGCGCCGCCATAACTTGGCCTAGTGGACGCCGAGACCGTCTGCGACCTGGGGCGGGCTTCCCGTTTATGACCCCTACCGCGTCGCCTGGGCCTCGAGCTCCAGGCGTACCCGAAAGGCACTGCTTTACTGTGTACACGTTCTTAGTCATCGTCCACGTCGTTACCGCGGTACTCTTCCTCGGCCCGGTCACCTACGCCGTGTCGAAGTTCCAGGGCGAGGCCCTCAAAGCCCACGCTGGCGACGAGCGCGCCGGGGCGACCGCCCGCCTGCTGCACAAGGTCACCACGAGTTACGGCGTGCTCTCCTTGCTGGTGCCGCTGATCGGCGTGGCCGTCATGTTCACCGACCCCGCCACGTACTGGACCGACGGACGGTTCCACATCGCGATCGCGCTCGCGGTGGTTGCCTGGGCAATTCTGATCTTCGTCATCATCCCGAAGCAGAAGAAAATGGCCGGCACGCTCGGCCTCTTCGGCGAAGACGAGATCGATCCCGATGAGGCTTTCTCGGTGAATAACTGGGACAAGGCCAAAAGTCAGCTGTCTATGTTCGGCGGCGTCTTCTGCCTGCTGTGGGTGCTGCTCGCGATCATCATGTTCCTGCCGGTCAACTTCGGCCTCTAACGCCTAGGGTGGCTTGCCTAGGCGACGCGGCCTAGCCGAGTCGGCCCTTCACGCCGGCAAGCCCCTGCCCCGCAGCGCCGGCGCCCCATTATCTATGCGCTACCAGCGGTCCCCGCGATCGCGGTCGCGGTAACCGCCGCGGCCGCGGCCACGATCCCGGTAATCGTGATCGCCACGCCGGTTGCCCCCGCGGTCAAAGTCGCGACCACCCCGGCCGCCCCTGCCGCCGTGGTCGTGGTCCCGGCGGTCCCGGTCGCGGCGATCCCGCCGGTCCCAGCCGCCTTCCCGGCGGCCGCGGTATCCGCCGCGGTCGCGGTAGCCGTCGCGATCCCGGTCGCGCGGCGGGCGGCCATTATCTCGCTCAATGTTGATCAGTTGGCCGGAAATCCGCGTCTCCGCCAACCGGTCAAAGACCTCCTGGGGCAGGCCGGCGGGCAGCTCGATCAGGCTGTGCGAGCCAAAGATCGTGATCCTGCCGAACTCCTTCGAGTTCAGGCCGCCTTCGTTAGCGATCGCGCCCACGATCGCCCCGGGCCGCACGTGCTGGCGCTTGCCCACCGAAATCCGGTACAGCTCCTTGCCCGAGCCCGCTTCGAAGCGGCCGCCCCGATCCCGGTCGCGCCCACCGCGGTCCTCGCGACGGTGATCGCGCTTATCGCGTCGGTTGTCCTTGGGCGGCTCCTTCATCAGGAATTCGTCGCCAATCTGGGCCTGCGTGGCCAGCGCCGCGGCGATGTCCTCGAGCGGAGTGTCGTGCGCCTCCGAGTACTCCTTGACCAGGCCGCGGAAGAGATCCAGCTGCGGGTCCTCCAGGGACTGAGTGATTGAGTCGGCAAAGCGCGCCTTGCGCGACTCGTTGACCTCGTCGACCGTCGGCAGGTCCATCTCGGTCAACGGGGCATTCGTCGCCCGCTCGATGGAGCGCAACATGCGCCGCTCGCGCGGGGTGACGAAGAGGATCGCCTCGCCGGTCCGCCCGGCGCGCCCGGTGCGCCCAATGCGGTGGACGTAGCTCTCCGTATCGTGCGGGATGTCGAAGTTGAGCACGTGGCTGATCCGCTCGACGTCCAGCCCGCGGGCGGCGACGTCGGTAGCCACGAGGATGTCCAGGCGGCCGTCGCGAAGCTGGTCCACGGTGCGTTCGCGCTGCTGCTGGGCGACGTCGCCGTTGATGGCCGCCGCCGAGAACCCGCGGGCCCGCAGCTTCTCCGCGACCTCCTCCGTCTCCGACTTGGTGCGCACGAAAACGATCATCGCCTCAAACTCGGTGACCTCGAGGATGCGGGTCAGCGCATCGAGCTTGTTGCGGTGCGCGACGTGCAGCCAGCGCTGCGTGATGTTGGTTGCGGTACGGGTCTCCGCCTTGACGGTGACCTCGGCGGGATTGTCCAGGTACTGCTTGGACAGCCTGCGGATGCTGTTCGGCATGGTCGCCGAGAACAACGCGACCTGTTTGTGCTCCGGCATGTCGGCCAGGATGCGCTCGACGTCCTCTTGGAAGCCCATGTTGAGCATCTCGTCGGCCTCGTCGAGCACCAAGAACCTCAGGCCCGAGATGTCGAGCGAGCCGCGCTCGAGGTGGTCGATGACGCGCCCGGGCGTGCCGACGATGATGTGCGCGCCGCGCCGCAGGCCACCCAGCTGGATCCCGTAGGCCTGCCCGCCGTAGATCGGCAGAATATGAATGCCACCGAGATGATCGGCAAACTGCTGGAAGCTATCTGCCACCTGGAGGGCGAGCTCGCGCGTCGGCGCCAGCACAAGCGCCTGCGGGTGGCGCTGGGAGCGATCGATACGCGCCAGAATCGGCAGCGCGAAGGCCGCGGTCTTTCCAGTGCCGGTCTGGGCGAGGCCGACCACGTCGCGGCCCTGAAGCAGCAGCGGGATCGTCTCGTGCTGAATGGGCGAAGGCTGCTCGAAGCCCACGGCCCGGACCGCCTCGACCATCCGCTCGTCGAGGCCCAATGCCGCGAATGCGTCCTGCTCTTCTTGTTCCTCAGCTTCCTCTTCTTGTGCCTCTGCCTCGCCCTCAGATGCGCCGCTGTCGGGCGCCTCCTCCGCGGACGCTTCGCCCCGGGAAGCCGCAGCGACCTCGGCTGCCTTCTGCTTGATCACAGAACCGTCGCGATCGGGTTCTTCGACCGGGGCCGCGTCGGGGTCTTTTGTTTCCTGTCCTTCTTGCGGGGCATCGCTGTGCTCCTCGCCTTCGCCTTCTACCTCTACCTGCGCGGCGTCATCGGCTGCGGCCTCCTGTTCGCCGGGCAGCTCGGCCTGCGGCGCCTCCACAGGCGCGCCCTCGTTGTGTTCTGGATTAGTCGCTTCCCCGGTGCCCGCCTGGCCTACCTCGACCTGCGCACCCAGCGACTCGTCCTGCGTATCCACTTCGCCTACCCTCTCCGGCTCATTCACGCCGCCGGTGGCGTTCTCAGTTATGCTCATTGCCCTGCAAGAATACGTTATGATCATCTGAATAGCTACTTTTAGCTGCTAAAACCCTCCAGCCTCGACGGCCAGCGCACGACCGACTGCGTGTAGGGTGCCCTATGTAGCTTTAGGCCCAGCAAGCGGCTCGACCCGGAATTCAGAAAGGCTCTCGGCGATGTCAACATCCCCAAGCGGCGCGACTTCCGCGCCAGCGGCGTCGAAACGACCGACCATCGGGTTGAAGGCTCGCCACATCCATTTCATCGCCCTGGGTTCAGCAATCGGAACCGGACTTTTCTACGGCTCGGCCGGCGCGATCCAGGCCGCGGGCCCCTCCGTGCTGCTGGTCTACCTCATCGGCAGCGCGGTGGTCTACTTCATGCTCCGCGCCCTAGGCGAGATGGCCGTGCGCCACCCCGTCTCCGGATCGTTTGCCGAGTACACCCGCGAGCACCTCGGCGGCTGGGCCGGTTACATCACCGGCTGGATGTACGCCTTCGAGATGATCATCGTCTGCCTGGCGGACCTCACTGCGATCGCCATCTATATGAAGTTCTGGTTCCCAGACACCCCGCAGTGGGTCTGGGTGGCGGTCACGCTGCTCGTCGTCGGCGGAGCGAACCTCGCTAGCGTGCGCTGGTTCGGCGAGCTCGAGTTTGTGTTCACGATCGTCAAAGTGGCTGCCGTGGTCGCGATGATCGTCGGCGGTGCGGCCATCTTGGCCTTTAACATCGGCGCACAATCCAGCCCGCCCGGCCTGGACAACCTATGGGCAGACGGAGGGTTCTTCCCCAACGGCGTCGGCGGCATGATCTCCGCATTCATTCTGGTCCTCTTCGCCTTCGGCGGCACCGAGATCATTGGTGTTGCCGGCGCGGAGGCCGAGGACCCGAAGCAGTCCATCCCCAAGGCAGTCAACACCGTGCCGATGCGCATCCTGCTGTTTTATGTGCTCTCGATTCTGGTGATTCTGCTGCTCAACCCCTGGCACGCGATCACCGGGGAGGAAAGCCCCTTCGTCCAGATTTTCAGCACCCTGGGCGTGAACTGGGCGGCGGCCCTGTTGAACGTGGTCGTGATTACCGCCGCACTTTCCGCCATCAACTCGGACCTCTTTGGCGCTGGCCGGGTGATCACCGGCATGGCCAAGCAGCGCCTCGCACCCCGGCGGATGGCTACGACCACCACGAAGGGGGTGCCGGTGTTCACCACGATCGCCCTACTTGCGGTGCTGGTGATTGGCGTGGCCCTGAACTGGTGGCTGCCCGACGAGGTCTTTACCATCGTCGCCGCGCTGGCGACCTTTGCCACCATCTACGTCTGGCTAATGATCCTCATCGCGCACGTCGCCTCGCGCCGCCACCTCAGCGCCGAGGAAACCCGCGCGCTCGACTTCCCAGTGCCGTTGTGGCCCTACGGGCAGTACTTCTCGATTGCCTTCATCATCTTCACCTTCGGCATCATGGTCGCCGAGTCCGACTACTGGATGGCGCTCGGCGTCGGCGTCGGCTTCCTGGTCTTGATGACGGCCGTCTACTACCTCACCGGCCGCCACAAGGTGCCGGCTGCTACCGCACCGGCGCAGGAATAGACGACGCGGGGCCGCGCGGCCGCACCTAGCGCCGCGCCCCGCGCCCCCATTTGGAGGCTCCGCGAAGTTCCCCGGGCCGGGTAAAAAATCCCTATAAGCCTGCCGAGCCAAGGAAAAGATCCGGATCGACCCGTAGCCACCTCGAAAGTTGAGCTTCTCGCCCACGTCGACCGGCGTCGGTTAACTTGCTCACTAAAACCGCTTAACCGGCGAAAGCGCCACCACAACCGCCCGTCGGTTTGGCTTTTGGAAGAAACTTTAGGTTGAATAGTATCCAGACGGATTATTTATGAAGTTCTCCGGCTTTTATCTCCGGGGCCCGGCCCCGGCCGTCTGCCTTGCTACTTTGACCACGGCTTCGTCCTGGAACCGGCGCTGCACCCCAGGACCCTGCTTGAAGTCCGAGCAAGCCACCGCTTAATGAAGCAGGCCACTGCCTCGACCACAGCCTGGCGAGCAAGAGGGAGATGAAGCTGAGACTGGGCTCGCTTGGAAAAGGGGCGCTAGGACGTGGATGTAATAGATATCTCCCGGTGGCAATTCGGCATTACCACCGTCTACCACTACATTTTCGTGCCGCTGACTATCGGTTTAGGCCCGCTCGTCGCGCTCATGCAGACATTCTGGCAGACCACCGGAAAAGACTACTGGTACCGCGCGACGCGATTTTTCGGCACGGTTTTCCTCATCAACTTCGCCATGGGCGTAGCCACTGGCATCGTCCAGGAGTTCCAGTTCGGGATGAACTGGTCGGAGTACTCGCGCATGGTCGGCGACGTTTTCGGCGGGCCGCTCACCCTCGAGGCCCTCATCGCCTTCTTCTTAGAGTCGGTCTTCTTGGGCGTCTGGATCTTCGGCTGGGGCAAGGTGCCCGGCTGGCTGCACACCGCCAGCATCTGGATCGTCGCGGTAGCCACCAACATCTCGGCGTACTTCATCATCGTCGCTAACTCATTCATGCAGAACCCCAAGGGTGCGTGGTTTAACCCGGAGACCGGGCGCGCCGAACTCGAGGACATCACGACGCTGCTGTTTAATGAGACCGCCTTCTTTGGCTACCTGCACGCAGCCAGCGGCGCCTTCCTCACCGGTTCCACGTTCGTGCTCGGGGTGTCGTGCTGGTGGCTCGTGCGCGCGCGTCGTCAAGCACACCACGAGGGCTGGGCGAAGGATTCCGCAGAATACCTGCGCCACCTCGGGCACCGGGCCACTATCCGCCTGGGCCTGTGGGCCACCTGGATCTCGCTGGCCGCGATTTCTTTTACCGGCGATCTGCAGGCCAAGCTCATGTTTGTCCAGCAGCCGATGAAGATGGCGTCCGCCGAGTCGCTGTGCCACACCCAAACCGACCCGAACTTCTCGGTGCTGACCGTGGGCACGCACAACAACTGCGACTCGGTCATCCACCTCATCGATGTCCCATTCGTCCTGCCCTTCTTGGCCGAAGGTAAGTTCACCGGCGTTACCCTGCGCGGCGTGCTCGACCTGCAGGCGGAAGCCGAGGCGCTCTACGGGCCCGGCAACTACACGCCCAACCTCTTCGTGAGCTACTGGTCCTTCCGCGCCATGATCGGGTTTATGGTCGGCTCGGTGCTCTTGGCCGTTTTCGCGTGGTGGCTCACCCGCAAGGGCAAGACCCCGCGCGGCCGCCTGGGTACCTGGTTTGCCCGGTTGAGCCTGATCGCCATCCCCTTCCCCTTCCTCGCCAACATCTTCGGCTGGGTGTTCACCGAGATGGGCCGCCAGCCCTGGATCGTGCACCCCAACCCCGAACATGTCGGCGACCCGCGCGCCGAAGCGATCCGCATGACGGTCGCAGAGGGCGTCTCGCAACACTCCGCAGGCTACGTCTGGACCACCATCATCGGGTTTACGCTCCTCTACGGCGCGCTCTACGTGGTGTGGTTCTGGCTGATTCGCCGGGCAGTACTCCTCGGGCCCCCGCGGAGCCCGCGCCGGGTTCGGCGGCTGCGGACCAGAAATCCGATGAGCTGCCGGGACCGTCCACCGCCGTGGGCCATGAT
Protein-coding sequences here:
- a CDS encoding HNH endonuclease family protein; translated protein: MNPNPRALSASFSILVVLTVVALAISAWPWFQPVELPRNAETPGLKQSLERVRLVSARPEVPGYARDKFGSGWRARPRGCTTRQAVIAGQLAHVTATPRCRLLTGIGRDPYSGNWMSVPDGGIEIDHVFALSAAWDMGAADWEPRQRIRFANDAANLVAVSREENQDKLDQLPAQWLPSSSPARCWYSRRVAGVAADWQLALTHADARAMRRACRTHAVTGAVTAPVRIVLSSQYAVGRTLSRRRHNLA
- a CDS encoding amino acid permease, coding for MSTSPSGATSAPAASKRPTIGLKARHIHFIALGSAIGTGLFYGSAGAIQAAGPSVLLVYLIGSAVVYFMLRALGEMAVRHPVSGSFAEYTREHLGGWAGYITGWMYAFEMIIVCLADLTAIAIYMKFWFPDTPQWVWVAVTLLVVGGANLASVRWFGELEFVFTIVKVAAVVAMIVGGAAILAFNIGAQSSPPGLDNLWADGGFFPNGVGGMISAFILVLFAFGGTEIIGVAGAEAEDPKQSIPKAVNTVPMRILLFYVLSILVILLLNPWHAITGEESPFVQIFSTLGVNWAAALLNVVVITAALSAINSDLFGAGRVITGMAKQRLAPRRMATTTTKGVPVFTTIALLAVLVIGVALNWWLPDEVFTIVAALATFATIYVWLMILIAHVASRRHLSAEETRALDFPVPLWPYGQYFSIAFIIFTFGIMVAESDYWMALGVGVGFLVLMTAVYYLTGRHKVPAATAPAQE
- a CDS encoding DEAD/DEAH box helicase, whose protein sequence is MSITENATGGVNEPERVGEVDTQDESLGAQVEVGQAGTGEATNPEHNEGAPVEAPQAELPGEQEAAADDAAQVEVEGEGEEHSDAPQEGQETKDPDAAPVEEPDRDGSVIKQKAAEVAAASRGEASAEEAPDSGASEGEAEAQEEEAEEQEEQDAFAALGLDERMVEAVRAVGFEQPSPIQHETIPLLLQGRDVVGLAQTGTGKTAAFALPILARIDRSQRHPQALVLAPTRELALQVADSFQQFADHLGGIHILPIYGGQAYGIQLGGLRRGAHIIVGTPGRVIDHLERGSLDISGLRFLVLDEADEMLNMGFQEDVERILADMPEHKQVALFSATMPNSIRRLSKQYLDNPAEVTVKAETRTATNITQRWLHVAHRNKLDALTRILEVTEFEAMIVFVRTKSETEEVAEKLRARGFSAAAINGDVAQQQRERTVDQLRDGRLDILVATDVAARGLDVERISHVLNFDIPHDTESYVHRIGRTGRAGRTGEAILFVTPRERRMLRSIERATNAPLTEMDLPTVDEVNESRKARFADSITQSLEDPQLDLFRGLVKEYSEAHDTPLEDIAAALATQAQIGDEFLMKEPPKDNRRDKRDHRREDRGGRDRDRGGRFEAGSGKELYRISVGKRQHVRPGAIVGAIANEGGLNSKEFGRITIFGSHSLIELPAGLPQEVFDRLAETRISGQLINIERDNGRPPRDRDRDGYRDRGGYRGRREGGWDRRDRRDRDRRDHDHGGRGGRGGRDFDRGGNRRGDHDYRDRGRGRGGYRDRDRGDRW